The genome window CTCTTGGCAGAGTTGGCGGCTTTCGCTAATTCTTCTGCTTTTTGTAAATCGATATTTTTTTCTTGTAACTGTTGCGTTCTTTCTGCCACCTTCACTTCTAAAGTAGCATTGGCTGCTTCCAAATCGTTATAAAGACGGGCATTCTCAATCGAAATAGCTGCTTGAGAAGATAAAAGTTGTAAAACTTCTAAACGATCGGGAGTAAAAGCACCAGTTGTGAGATTATTTTCTAAGTAAAGAATGCCAGTAAGTTTTCCTTGATGGACGATGGGAGTACATAATACTGACTTGGGTTTTTGGTTGACGATATAAGTATCCGCCGTGAAGGTTCCCTCACAACTCGCATCGTTTAATACAACATTTTCCTGAGTTCTGGCAACATAGTTAATCAAAGATATGGGTAGTTGCTTACTGTTTTCCACTGGTATTCTTTGCAGCACTTCTACATCGCTATCTACAGTGCCATAGGCTTCAATTAGTAGATTTCCAGCTTTGTCTAAAATGAAAATCCCATTTTGAGCACCCGCATTCTCGATCGCAATTTTCATCAATTTTGCTAACAAATTAGTCAACACAATTTCGCCAGAGAGAGCTTGAGAGGCTTTGATGACAGTCGCTAAATCTAGTGCGCCACTCCCTCCACTTGTCGAGCTAGTGCTCGTAGCGATCTGGCTACGTTGAGTTTCTGGCTTGGCTATCCGGGAAAATAGTTGAGGATATCTGGCTTCCAAATCTTTGACTATAGCTTTAGCTCCCCAGCGACTATATGCGTAGTAAGCATCGGTTAAATACATCAGAGCAATCTTATCTTTCCTGCGAAAAAAATAAAACTCTGCAGCCAGTTCGTTAGCTAAGGCTTCTTCTTGGATATATCCCTGTTCTTTGGCTCCTGCTATAGCGCGATCGTAATAATCACTAGCTTCTAAAGGTTGTCCCAAAATCCGCGCTTTTTCTGCTTCTACTAAGTCATACTTATGCTGAAAATTAATCGGTGCATGGAACGCCCAAGTTTTCATTTTTTCTTGGTTTACTGCTACTTGAATTAAATATTCTTCTTGTTCTTGCGCTGAAACTTTGGGATACATTGCTAGGAGGCCAAGAGAATGGTAGAAGTTGCCAAGTGCATTCTGAATTAATCCCACACCGCAACTGGCATATTTTGATACTAAATTAGCATTGACTATTGTGCCTTCGTAATCTTTAAAACAATAACGAAGCATCGCTTGCGCCGCATGGTAAAAAAACAGCAGAGTCCCATTATTAGATTCAAGGAACATCGGCACCATTTCTTCTTCATTAAAACTCTCACCAATCAACTGATATTTATCTGAGGCTTTGCCAAGCAAATTTTTAACTAATTGCTGATAAATTTTGATTGCAAAAGTATCGTAATCTTGCTTATATTTAATGCTAATAGCAACATATTTTTCCTGTTCATGCTCAACTTTTTCTAGCTCTTTTTCAGTTAAAAAAGTCATGTAGCAATAATTGATCAGACAGTGACAAGCACATTCCAAATCACCTACTTCTAAGCCACTTTGCATAGCCTTAATCAAAGGTTCTCGGGTTTCCACACTATGATCTTTCCAGCATCTAAGAAGAGCATTAAATATTAACCCAACCTTACAGTTGAGCGAGTTAGTTTCAAATTTATCCAATACAACAATGGATAGTTTTCCAAATTTATATCCAGAATCTATATCCCCCTTTGGTCCACATAAAAGAGAGCCATAGAAAACGTAAGCGTAAGCAGATTCCGGTGAGTTACCATACTCGATCGACAAATCGATCATTGTATATATAATTAGTGGCAGCATAGCTCCATTACCAAGATATGCCGAGATCACAATGCTGCTTAATATCCGCATAGCCGCAAGTTTATTCAGATCTGTCATTGGTGGCAGATTGGCTAAATCCTCAATAATCAATCCTTGAGGGGGTTCTTGCTCTAGGTAAACGCCGAACATTTCAAGAACATTAATACCAGTATCTATGGCGGATTGCGTCCGGTTTTCAGCCATATCAAACTGAATTTTTAATTCATAGACTTTAATTTTTTCTAGAATGGTTTTTGCTTGTTTGACGATCGCAGCAGACAACTCTTGAGAACGCTCAAAGTTAGTGGTAATAAATTCTGATTCTGCTGCTTCTAAATAGAGGTTTAACGTCAGCTTATATTGAGTCTCCCAGCTATCAGCAGCGAGGAGTCCTAAACCCATATTCAAATATTTGACTGCTGACTCATAAGCTGTTGCTGCTTTGGCTTTTTGTCCGGCGATCAAATTGAGTTCTGCTAGTTCATATTTTTCACTTTCTAAAGTGAGTAAATCATTGCCGTAATTGAGCTGGTTAACCAGTATAAATATATTTTCTTTTTGTTCTTCAGAGGTTGTGGAATGCAGTAGGAGTTGACCTATTTTTAGGTGAGTTTCTTTTTTCTGTTCGTCTGGAATTAGAGAATAAGAAGCCTGTTGTACTCGGTCGTGTAAAAATTTGTAGGTGACATTAAACTGTTCACTTGACTTTTCTGTAGATGTTTCCTCCTCAAATAGCAGGGGGATTTTGTAGGAATTATTTAGTGGTATAACGAAACCAGCTTGTAGCGCTTCCCATAAATCTCTTGCCGTCTCTGACTGAGATTTTTTATTAGCAATTGCCAAAAGTTCTAAACTGAATATGTCTCCAATACAGGCAGCTAATTTTAAGACATTCTGCGTCTGGGACGACAGCTTTTGAATTAGGATGACCATCAATTCGACGACATTATCACTGATCTCAATGCCTTGAAGCTGTTGAATATCCCACTGCCAACAAACTAGATCGAAATCAAAGGATAGAAGTTTGTCTTGATAAAGGGATTTGAGAAGTTGAGTTAAAAAGAAAGGATTTCCCTGCGTTTTATTAAACACTAACTCAGCCAGGGGGCAAACTTCGGAAACTTGACTACGTAGGGTTTCGCTGACTAACTGGTTTACATGGGAAAGTTCCAAAGCTTGGAGGATAATATTATTTACTACCGCCTTGGTATTTTGAATTTGCTCTAAGGTATATATTAACGGGTGAGTAGGACTGACTTCATTATCCCGATAAGCCCCAATTAATAGTAGATATTTACTATCAGGATCGGTCATAATTAGTTGGATGAGTTTGAGGGAAGCCGAATCTGCCCATTGCAAGTCATCCAAAAATACTACTAGGGGGTGTTCGGGTTTACTGAATACTTGTATAAATTTTTGAAAGACTTGATTAAATCGGTTTTGGGATTCGGCTGGCCCCAAGGTTGGAACCGCAGGCTGTGGGTCAATAATTTTTTCTACTTCGGGAATAACATCAATAATAACCTGGCCATTCGTACCAACTGCTTCGAGAATTTTAGATTTCCAGATAGCAATTTTTTCCGAATTATCGGTCAGAACTTGGCGCATCAATTCCTGAAAGGCTTGAATTAAAGAAGCATAGGGAATATTTCGTTTAAATTGGTCAAATTTACCCCCAATAAAATACCCTCTTGCTGCCACTATCGGTTTATCAACTTCGTTAACTAAGGAAGATTTTCCGATACCTGAATAACCGGAAACTAGCATCATTTCTGTGGTTCCAGCACTGACGCGAGTGAAGGCTTCTAGTAATCTAGCAACTTCTGTTTCCCGTCCATAGAGTTTTTGAGGAATCAGAAATTGACTGTAGGAATCTAGTTGACCTATAATAAATTGGCAAATCTTTCCTGAAGAAAACATCTGCTGGCAGGTTTCTAAGTCAACTTTTAGTCCAAAAGCGCTTTGATATCTATCTTCAGCGGTTTTAGATAATAATTTCATTACAATTTCAGAAACTGCATCCGGGATTTCGGGATTCAGCTTTTGAGGTGGTATTGGTGCTTTAGCTATATGGCAATGAACGAATTCTAGGGGGTCTTTTGCGGAAAAAGGTAGCTTACCCGTCAGCATTTCATAAAATGTAATACCGAGGGAGTAAAAGTCGGTGCGGTAGTCCACTGAGCGGTTCATTCTGCCGGTTTGTTCCGGCGACATATAAGCAAGAGTTCCTTCTAATAAGTTGGGATTTGTGACGGTTTGATTTTCTCGATCTAAAAGAGAACCAATGCTAAAATCAATAATTTTTACTTCTTTTGTCTCTGAGTCAATTAGAATATTTTGGGGTTTAATGTCTTTATGGATCACATTACTGTGATGAATTTCTCCAATAGTTTTTGCCAACTGAATTCCGATTTTTAGAAATGCGTTTATAGCCAAGGGTTGATTGTTAAGAAAATCTTTCAAAGAGTGACCGCGAAAATTTTCTAATATCAGCGCTAAGCCGTTATGATAGTTTTCTAAGGCTATGGGTTTGACTATTCCTTGACTGTCTAAATGTCGGAGTATTTTATGTTCGTGTCTTAATCTGGAAATTTCTTCGAGTGTAGGATGCTCCGCTTTGAAGGTTTTGATAATTGCTGATGTTCGATCGATATCTTTGGTGCCGCGATAAATAATCGTACTGACACTTTCGTAAATAGCTTCGCTTAGGTTGTAACCAAAAATATTAATACTCATGTGCGTAATTTCACTAATAAAAAATTGAATAGCAGTAGGTATTTCAGTAGGTCTACTGATATTTATGACAGAACAGAATTAAAAGACGATTTTCAATGCACTATAAATAAGTATGACAATTTTCAATGCACTATAAATAAGTATAATCTAAGCTTTTTGAATAACCTTTAAATTTTAACAAATCTAAATATGCTTGTTTGTTACTTAATATGCTATAATTTTTAGTCTTTATTAAAATTTAAGTGAAATCATAAAAAAATTAACGGCAAAGTTGCTAAATATATCCGGTGTGATAGTAGAGGATAGTGGACACAGAAGAGACGATTATTTTATCGGTTAGAGTAATAAAGATCAAAGCAGTTTGCCCACGATGTAGTCCAACCAATGATTGTCTTTATCAAAATAAGGTAGTCCTGCATAGTCAGGACTACGCCAATTTTAACAGGACAAAGTGGCTGTACTTGCTTGAAAGTAGCGATTTTTGTTACTATTGTTAAAACCCAACTAATTTCCTATGAAATCAACTACTAGGGCGCTGAAAGAATGGAATGTAGCAGTTAATGCTTTGGAACAAGGTCAAACGATTGTGCTGTTGCGGAAGGGGGGAATTCGCGAGCAAGCAGGACAGTTTAATGTCACTGACAAAGTGGTTTTGCTGTATCCAACTTTTGAACATCAACAGCCGGATTTATTAAAGCCGGAGTTTGCACATCAAGTCAAGACTGTAGAATCTGGTTGGCATCCTGAAGTTATTACAATTGGCAGTTGGG of Oscillatoria nigro-viridis PCC 7112 contains these proteins:
- a CDS encoding hybrid sensor histidine kinase/response regulator, with amino-acid sequence MSINIFGYNLSEAIYESVSTIIYRGTKDIDRTSAIIKTFKAEHPTLEEISRLRHEHKILRHLDSQGIVKPIALENYHNGLALILENFRGHSLKDFLNNQPLAINAFLKIGIQLAKTIGEIHHSNVIHKDIKPQNILIDSETKEVKIIDFSIGSLLDRENQTVTNPNLLEGTLAYMSPEQTGRMNRSVDYRTDFYSLGITFYEMLTGKLPFSAKDPLEFVHCHIAKAPIPPQKLNPEIPDAVSEIVMKLLSKTAEDRYQSAFGLKVDLETCQQMFSSGKICQFIIGQLDSYSQFLIPQKLYGRETEVARLLEAFTRVSAGTTEMMLVSGYSGIGKSSLVNEVDKPIVAARGYFIGGKFDQFKRNIPYASLIQAFQELMRQVLTDNSEKIAIWKSKILEAVGTNGQVIIDVIPEVEKIIDPQPAVPTLGPAESQNRFNQVFQKFIQVFSKPEHPLVVFLDDLQWADSASLKLIQLIMTDPDSKYLLLIGAYRDNEVSPTHPLIYTLEQIQNTKAVVNNIILQALELSHVNQLVSETLRSQVSEVCPLAELVFNKTQGNPFFLTQLLKSLYQDKLLSFDFDLVCWQWDIQQLQGIEISDNVVELMVILIQKLSSQTQNVLKLAACIGDIFSLELLAIANKKSQSETARDLWEALQAGFVIPLNNSYKIPLLFEEETSTEKSSEQFNVTYKFLHDRVQQASYSLIPDEQKKETHLKIGQLLLHSTTSEEQKENIFILVNQLNYGNDLLTLESEKYELAELNLIAGQKAKAATAYESAVKYLNMGLGLLAADSWETQYKLTLNLYLEAAESEFITTNFERSQELSAAIVKQAKTILEKIKVYELKIQFDMAENRTQSAIDTGINVLEMFGVYLEQEPPQGLIIEDLANLPPMTDLNKLAAMRILSSIVISAYLGNGAMLPLIIYTMIDLSIEYGNSPESAYAYVFYGSLLCGPKGDIDSGYKFGKLSIVVLDKFETNSLNCKVGLIFNALLRCWKDHSVETREPLIKAMQSGLEVGDLECACHCLINYCYMTFLTEKELEKVEHEQEKYVAISIKYKQDYDTFAIKIYQQLVKNLLGKASDKYQLIGESFNEEEMVPMFLESNNGTLLFFYHAAQAMLRYCFKDYEGTIVNANLVSKYASCGVGLIQNALGNFYHSLGLLAMYPKVSAQEQEEYLIQVAVNQEKMKTWAFHAPINFQHKYDLVEAEKARILGQPLEASDYYDRAIAGAKEQGYIQEEALANELAAEFYFFRRKDKIALMYLTDAYYAYSRWGAKAIVKDLEARYPQLFSRIAKPETQRSQIATSTSSTSGGSGALDLATVIKASQALSGEIVLTNLLAKLMKIAIENAGAQNGIFILDKAGNLLIEAYGTVDSDVEVLQRIPVENSKQLPISLINYVARTQENVVLNDASCEGTFTADTYIVNQKPKSVLCTPIVHQGKLTGILYLENNLTTGAFTPDRLEVLQLLSSQAAISIENARLYNDLEAANATLEVKVAERTQQLQEKNIDLQKAEELAKAANSAKSEFLANMSHELRTPLNGILGYTQILKRQKNLADEQKDGLNVISQCGEHLLTLINDILDLSKIEARKMEIHLSNFHLSQFLEGLAEICNIRAEQKGISLIYEPITQLPIAVQGDEKRLRQVLINLLGNAIKFTEKGGVAFKVGYQDGKIRFQVEDTGVGMALEQLQDIFLPFHQVGEANLKVEGTGLGLAISRQLVQMMGGEIKVKSTLGQGSIFWFDLDLPEVSEWATNSAKANAHTIVGFKGRKRKILIADDKWQNRSIMTGMLQPLGFEILEATEGQDCLNKAVEFKPDCILMDLMMPVMSGLEATRRIRKSPGQTNLVVIATSASVFDFDRQQSAEVGCNDFIPKPIRIEEFLEKLRTHLGLEWIYEENLEETRKAEVEKKSLSSEIVAPPDEEIAVLFDLAMMGDLRGIAERAAKLEQLNEQWVPFASHLRQLAKGFEEQQILEFIKQYRTTANE